A single region of the Marmota flaviventris isolate mMarFla1 chromosome 10, mMarFla1.hap1, whole genome shotgun sequence genome encodes:
- the Hyi gene encoding putative hydroxypyruvate isomerase isoform X1: MAPLRFSANLSWLFPELPDLPARLRAAGSSGFEAAEVAWPYAEPPEALARAARAAGLQLVLINTPPGDQEKREMGLGAVPGRQAAFREGLEQAVLYAKALGCPRIHLMAGRVPQGADRAAVTGEMETVFLENLRYAAGVLAQENLVGLLEPINTRITDPQYFLDTPQQAAAILQKVGRPNLQLQMDIFHWQIMDGNLTGNIREFLPIIGHVQVAQVPGRGEPGSPGELHFPYLFQLLEDEGYQGFVGCEYRPQGDTVEGLSWLRSYWDKRGHPRVVQ, encoded by the exons ATGGCTCCGCTACGCTTCTCCGCCAATCTGTCCTGGCTGTTCCCGGAACTCCCCGACCTCCCTGCGCGACTGCGGGCTGCGGGCAGCTCGGGCTTCGAGGCCGCCGAAGTGGCCTGGCCGTACGCGGAGCCGCCCGAGGCTCTGGCGCGCGCCGCGCGGGCAGCGGGGCTGCAGCTGGTATTGATCAACACGCCCCCGG GAGACCAGGAGAAGAGGGAAATGGGGCTGGGGGCCGTCCCCGGGAGACAGGCGGCCTTCCGAGAAGGGCTGGAGCAGGCTGTGCTGTACGCCAAGGCTCTGGGCTGTCCTAG GATCCACCTGATGGCTGGCAGAGTACCCCAGGGGGCTGACCGAGCAGCAGTCACGGGTGAGATGGAGACAGTTTTTCTGGAGAACCTAAGGTATGCAGCTGGAGTTTTGGCTCAG GAGAACCTCGTGGGACTGCTGGAGCCCATTAATACGCGTATCACTGACCCCCAGTACTTCCTGGATACACCCCAGCAGG CGGCTGCCATCTTACAGAAGGTTGGAAGACCCAACCTCCAATTACAAATG GATATATTCCACTGGCAGATCATGGATGGGAACCTGACGGGAAACATTCGGGAGTTCCTGCCTATCATTG GGCACGTACAGGTGGCACAGGTCCCTGGCCGAGGGGAGCCAGGGAGCCCTGGAGAGCTGCATTTCCCCTATCTGTTCCAGCTGCTGGAAGATGAAGGCTACCAAGGCTTTGTGGGCTGTGAGTATCGGCCTCAAG GAGACACAGTAGAGGGTCTGAGTTGGCTACGTTCATACTGGGATAAGCGGGGCCACCCACGGGTTGTCCAGTGA
- the Hyi gene encoding putative hydroxypyruvate isomerase isoform X2: MAPLRFSANLSWLFPELPDLPARLRAAGSSGFEAAEVAWPYAEPPEALARAARAAGLQLVLINTPPGDQEKREMGLGAVPGRQAAFREGLEQAVLYAKALGCPRIHLMAGRVPQGADRAAVTGEMETVFLENLRYAAGVLAQENLVGLLEPINTRITDPQYFLDTPQQAAAILQKVGRPNLQLQMDIFHWQIMDGNLTGNIREFLPIIGHVQVAQVPGRGEPGSPGELHFPYLFQLLEDEGYQGFVG, translated from the exons ATGGCTCCGCTACGCTTCTCCGCCAATCTGTCCTGGCTGTTCCCGGAACTCCCCGACCTCCCTGCGCGACTGCGGGCTGCGGGCAGCTCGGGCTTCGAGGCCGCCGAAGTGGCCTGGCCGTACGCGGAGCCGCCCGAGGCTCTGGCGCGCGCCGCGCGGGCAGCGGGGCTGCAGCTGGTATTGATCAACACGCCCCCGG GAGACCAGGAGAAGAGGGAAATGGGGCTGGGGGCCGTCCCCGGGAGACAGGCGGCCTTCCGAGAAGGGCTGGAGCAGGCTGTGCTGTACGCCAAGGCTCTGGGCTGTCCTAG GATCCACCTGATGGCTGGCAGAGTACCCCAGGGGGCTGACCGAGCAGCAGTCACGGGTGAGATGGAGACAGTTTTTCTGGAGAACCTAAGGTATGCAGCTGGAGTTTTGGCTCAG GAGAACCTCGTGGGACTGCTGGAGCCCATTAATACGCGTATCACTGACCCCCAGTACTTCCTGGATACACCCCAGCAGG CGGCTGCCATCTTACAGAAGGTTGGAAGACCCAACCTCCAATTACAAATG GATATATTCCACTGGCAGATCATGGATGGGAACCTGACGGGAAACATTCGGGAGTTCCTGCCTATCATTG GGCACGTACAGGTGGCACAGGTCCCTGGCCGAGGGGAGCCAGGGAGCCCTGGAGAGCTGCATTTCCCCTATCTGTTCCAGCTGCTGGAAGATGAAGGCTACCAAGGCTTTGTGGGCT GA